From the Lathyrus oleraceus cultivar Zhongwan6 chromosome 4, CAAS_Psat_ZW6_1.0, whole genome shotgun sequence genome, one window contains:
- the LOC127136501 gene encoding uncharacterized protein LOC127136501 — translation MARGHEATARAQEEIPQANQRAAATNLHNPTHATLVMEIPIGTPVGIPPLVGVGSLNPNVVPDVNPLFLEVDNQDNIFFSPRDESVFDAFGPVSTEIERKVCAIEEKLKAMDGSNTFGLDISEICLVPGIQIPYKFKVPNFEKYKGISYPRTHIREYCRNMAAHSNDVKLLTHFF, via the coding sequence ATGGCCAGGGGCCATGAGGCCACTGCTAGGGCTCAAGAGGAAATCCCCCAAGCCAACCAGCGAGCTGCTGCTACTAACCTGCATAATCCTACACATGCTACTCTTGTTATGGAAATCCCTATAGGGACACCTGTAGGTATTCCTCCACTCGTGGGAGTAGGTTCATTGAACCCAAATGTTGTACCCGATGTCAATCCTCTCTTCCTTGAGGTGGATAATCAAGACAATATTTTCTTCAGTCCAAGGGATGAATCGGTCTTTGATGCTTTTGGGCCAGTAAGCACTGAGATAGAAAGGAAGGTTTGTGCCATAGAGGAGAAGTTGAAGGCGATGGATGGGTCCAATACTTTTGGGCTAGATATTTCTGAAATATGCCTAGTACCAGGCATCCAAATACCTTATAAGTTCAAAGTCCccaactttgaaaaatataaggggatcAGCTATCCTAGAACCCATATCAGGGAATACTGTCGGAATATGGCTGCACATTCCAATGATGTGAAGCTACTCACGCACTTCTTCTAA